One genomic window of Branchiostoma lanceolatum isolate klBraLanc5 chromosome 5, klBraLanc5.hap2, whole genome shotgun sequence includes the following:
- the LOC136434600 gene encoding tetranectin-like isoform X1 codes for MDRSIYEEACAVSRDPSRPGLAPGPSGDAGLIQTAKDLSVSSQISGQEAQFSSDTPAADVINGYTQGVGVRSPGQSGVLTSAMLQAMPVLTTTVLNCCLLGTVIFLAVTVSDLRLSVSQLDKKMSADLTDLSLAVSQLDQKTRADLLDLTQSVSQLDRKTSTDHTIVSAQPSQALGSAEYLPEILGDKSTISTLLPATCPDGYMKYREVCYRAFDTYKTFSESVETCRADGGTLAMPRDPGINAFLYSLTTTLGSNDDFWFGLHDQRHEGKWKWMDDTVLATGNYSAWAADQPNSFTGEEDCALLHTGWYDHDCQTEEGFICQVRP; via the exons ATGGATAGAAGCATCTACGAGGAGGCCTGTGCGGTCTCTCGGGACCCATCGCGGCCGGGTTTGGCCCCTGGACCCTCTGGCGACGCGGGACTGATTCAAACCGCCAAAGATTTGAGCGTGTCTTCACAAATTTCGGGACAAGAAG CTCAATTCTCTTCTGACACCCCTGCTGCTGACGTCATAAACGGTTACACCCAAGGAGTCGGTGTGAGGAGCCCTGGTCAGTCCGGAGTCTTGACCAGCGCCATGTTGCAGGCCATGCCCGTGTTGACCACCACCGTTCTGAACTGCTGTCTGCTAGGCACTGTCATTTTCCTAG CAGTCACAGTGTCGGACCTGAGGCTGTCAGTCAGTCAGCTTGACAAGAAGATGAGCGCTGATCTGACGGACCTATCCCTGGCGGTCAGTCAGCTTGACCAGAAGACACGTGCTGATCTGCTGGACCTCACGCAGTCGGTCAGCCAGCTTGACCGGAAGACGTCTACTGACCACACGATCGTCTCTGCCCAGCCGTCACAG GCATTGGGAAGTGCAGAATACTTGCCGGAAATTTTGGGAGACAAATCGACTATCTCGACTCTGCTACCGG CGACCTGCCCTGACGGTTACATGAAGTACCGTGAAGTCTGCTACAGAGCTTTTGACACATACAAAACGTTCTCCGAATCTGTTGAGACCTGTCGGGCTGACGggggcaccctcgccatgccccgagacccCGGTATCAACGCCTTCCTCTACTCGCTCACAACTACGCTCGGCAGTAATGACGacttctggttcggcctgcatGATCAGCGACACGAAG GTAAGTGGAAATGGATGGACGACACCGTTCTGGCGACCGGCAACTACAGCGCATGGGCAGCGGATCAACCCAACAGTTTCACCGGCGAGGAGGACTGCGCCTTGTTGCACACGGGGTGGTACGACCACGACTGTCAGACGGAGGAGGGTTTCATCTGTCAAGTCAGACCATAA